The Mycolicibacterium lutetiense genome window below encodes:
- a CDS encoding DUF732 domain-containing protein gives MRRVIAPLFVAVVTALALAATANAIPDQGTPAFDEYMQGLERNGFHLNPDTAWRVAHQACMGGVPGYIGLELAAQGVFGPGSEQRVYDVARKYACPVQ, from the coding sequence ATGAGACGTGTGATTGCGCCTCTTTTTGTAGCGGTGGTTACCGCACTCGCCTTGGCCGCCACGGCCAACGCCATCCCCGACCAGGGCACGCCGGCGTTCGACGAATACATGCAGGGCCTGGAGCGCAACGGATTCCACTTGAATCCCGACACCGCGTGGCGCGTCGCTCATCAGGCGTGTATGGGCGGCGTCCCGGGCTACATCGGATTGGAACTGGCTGCACAAGGCGTTTTCGGACCCGGCTCCGAGCAGCGGGTGTACGACGTGGCCAGAAAGTACGCCTGCCCGGTTCAATAG